The Plasmodium malariae genome assembly, contig: PmUG01_00_3, whole genome shotgun sequence genome has a segment encoding these proteins:
- the PmUG01_00014700 gene encoding fam-l protein: MEQKFKSLIYNKIPTFIFLTWICHSYIYMSRQSKSLVECYNQHRRLYAKNYRLLAIYKQDKDSSIVYLKKEIPNRVNNINDMFNNEKYSLGIIEQLNGSSQGNKRRHQKDMKNKSCIFETKKYSHLEKKIFKELDYIDFLKNNKTISGKIYKKITLKKYGLRIALPIILFLLLITVLVLDLSWGLLKKESIWKAIGLGKEQLEVLEGPLSFILEPLSKLEFFKHNTLGGATASCSLCASVTSPELVSKTCILGQLFGLLIYVIPFFILGVTVISAIFFYHKKVKKYEKIKFKKQ; the protein is encoded by the exons atggaacaaaaatttaagtctttaatatataataaaattcctacatttatatttttaacttgGATATGTCATTCTTACATTTATATG aGTAGGCAAAGTAAATCATTGGTTGAATGCTACAACCAACATAGAAGGTTATACGCAAAAAATTACCGTTTACTGGCAATATATAAGCAAGATAAGGATTCAAGTATtgtgtatttaaaaaaagagatacCAAATCGAGTaaacaatataaatgatatgtttaataatgaaaaatattccttGGGAATAATTGAACAATTAAATGGGAGTTCACaaggaaataaaagaagacatcaaaaagatatgaaaaataaatcttgtatatttgaaactaaaaaatattcccatttagaaaaaaaaatcttcaaagaacttgattatatagattttctcaaaaacaacaaaacaaTTAGTggtaaaatttacaaaaaaataacacttaaaaaatatggattaCGAATTGCTTTACCTATAATACTATTTTTGTTGTTAATAACAGTATTAGTACTCGATTTGTCATGGGGCTTGTTGAAGAAAGAAAGTATATGGAAGGCAATAGGTTTAGGTAAAGAGCAATTAGAAGTATTGGAAGGCCCATTATCGTTCATTTTAGAACCTTTGTCAAAGTTAGAATTTTTTAAGCACAATACACTTGGGGGAGCAACTGCTAGTTGTAGTTTGTGCGCTAGTGTTACATCTCCCGAATTAGTTAGTAAAACATGCATATTAGGACAGTTATTTGgacttttaatatatgtcaTACCTTTCTTTATTTTAGGTGTCACAGTTATATCAgcgatttttttttaccataaaaaagttaaaaaatacgaaaaaattaagttcaaGAAACAGTAA